Part of the Acidobacteriota bacterium genome is shown below.
CTCGGCGATCAAAACACTGTACGTCTCGCCTGATTCCGCGAATCCCTTCCCAATGAAGTTCGAATCAAAATCGACGTCGGGCGGTGCGTGGACTATTCCGGATTTCACCATGATTCCGTTGACGAATAGTTCTGCGTTCCCTGACGGGTCGAGGGTCACGGCAAGATGCTGCCATTCGCCGCATTTCAGCGCGTTGTCGGCCGAAATCTGCTTTTGCGATTCGGCGTTGGCGACCTCAATCGTCAAATTGTCGGTATTCCCGTCAACGATCAGGGCGATGCTATCGGACGTGGTTGAATTCTCAAAAGTAACGACTCGAATCCGGCTACGCTGATCGTCGTAGCGAACCCACGCTTCATAAGTGATCTGATTCTGATTGAAAGCACCGGCTCCAAAGTGCGGAAGGTTGATGCTGTCGGAAGCCATGTCAAACCGAACTACCTGGTGCCCGAAATGCCCGATCGGAGCCGTGCAAGCCACCCAAGCGGGGATTCCGACGACGGTTCCGTCATGACGGTTTCCCGCTTCTATCCGTTACTGATTGGCCCAAGCCATCGGTCATCGGAAGATAGGCGACGAGACCCGCTTCGTTGCCGGTAAGCGTCGTCACGCTGTTCGCGAGAATCTCTTCGGAGCTCAGCGCGTTTTCCCAGATTCGCACTTCGGCCACCTTTCCGAACGATTGTCCGGGCCCGTCGAGATTGCTGCAAATGCCGTAAATGTCTTCGCTTGATTTGGCCTCTGCCGTGCCGACGTTTTGCCCGTCGATGTAAAATGTAGTCCCGTCCTCGTTGGCAACCGCCGCCAAATGATGCCAACCGATTGAAAGCTCCTTCATATCGAAGGCGCTGTCGAAGAATCTGCCGTCGACCTTCAAGCCGAGCCTTTCTTCATCGCCGGATTTCACTACGATCACCGGATCGTCTTTACTCTTGGCCGAAAACAGCCTCCACTGGCCGCCGTTGTCGGGCAAAGGATAGAAAAACCAGGCTTCGGCCGTCCATTCGTCTCCCGAGCTCAACCGATTCATCGAGAGTCAAAGACTGTCCACCCGAAAAATCGAGGCACGAGCG
Proteins encoded:
- a CDS encoding LamG domain-containing protein gives rise to the protein MNRLSSGDEWTAEAWFFYPLPDNGGQWRLFSAKSKDDPVIVVKSGDEERLGLKVDGRFFDSAFDMKELSIGWHHLAAVANEDGTTFYIDGQNVGTAEAKSSEDIYGICSNLDGPGQSFGKVAEVRIWENALSSEEILANSVTTLTGNEAGLVAYLPMTDGLGQSVTDRSGKPS